One segment of Leptospirillum ferrooxidans C2-3 DNA contains the following:
- a CDS encoding thiazole synthase: MDDPMVVAGISFRSRLWVGTGKYRDFEQTREAILASGADVVTVAVRRVNILKKDEPNLLDYLPTDKFKILPNTAGCYSVEDALRYARLARAAGISDMVKLEVLGDQKTLFPDVIGLLEAAKILVKEGFIVFPYTNDDPILAKKLEDVGCVAVMPLAAPIGSGLGIRNPYNLRIIQETVSVPIIVDAGVGTASDAAIAMEMGVSGVLMNTAIAEARDPVRMARAMRYGVLAGRDAYLAGRMGRKLYANASSPLEGMLEMPSPGARS, encoded by the coding sequence ATGGATGATCCAATGGTGGTTGCCGGCATTTCCTTCCGTTCCCGTCTTTGGGTCGGAACAGGGAAATATCGGGATTTTGAGCAGACCAGAGAGGCGATTCTCGCCTCGGGAGCGGATGTGGTTACCGTGGCTGTCCGTCGCGTGAACATTTTGAAAAAAGATGAGCCCAATCTTTTGGACTACCTTCCCACGGACAAGTTCAAGATTCTTCCGAACACCGCCGGCTGCTATTCAGTCGAAGATGCTTTGCGCTATGCGAGACTCGCACGTGCCGCCGGTATCTCCGATATGGTCAAGCTTGAGGTTCTGGGGGATCAGAAAACACTTTTTCCGGATGTCATAGGACTTCTCGAGGCGGCAAAGATCCTGGTGAAAGAAGGGTTCATCGTTTTTCCTTACACCAATGATGATCCTATCCTGGCCAAGAAGCTTGAAGATGTTGGGTGCGTCGCTGTCATGCCGCTGGCCGCTCCGATCGGTTCAGGCCTCGGGATCCGGAATCCCTATAACCTGAGGATCATTCAGGAAACAGTATCGGTTCCGATCATCGTGGATGCGGGAGTCGGAACGGCTTCCGATGCTGCAATTGCCATGGAAATGGGTGTTTCAGGTGTTTTGATGAATACGGCTATTGCAGAAGCCAGGGATCCTGTAAGGATGGCAAGAGCCATGCGCTACGGCGTCCTTGCCGGACGGGATGCCTACCTTGCAGGTCGGATGGGCAGAAAGCTTTACGCCAATGCCTCGAGTCCACTTGAGGGGATGCTTGAAATGCCTTCTCCGGGAGCCCGCTCCTGA
- the thiE gene encoding thiamine phosphate synthase, with protein sequence MEILPLLFVTPEDLPAKVIVSRVQEAVSGGVSAVVLRRKNGPVRDFLDLGYLLRDSLGEEFPIIVNTRLDMALSIHAIGLHLPEDHIPMDVIRKKKPDNFLLGVSCHSRESVMRAQAEGADYVFFGPVFETPSKLAYGPPQGLKLLEQVVAEAEIPVVAIGGIHQGNIESVRKTGASGVAMIGDLAYSADPKAKAFSLRGGWTRGGSV encoded by the coding sequence ATGGAGATTTTACCGCTTCTGTTTGTGACTCCGGAGGATCTTCCAGCAAAAGTCATTGTATCCCGGGTGCAGGAAGCGGTCAGTGGTGGTGTGAGTGCTGTCGTTCTCAGGAGAAAAAATGGCCCGGTCCGGGATTTCCTGGATCTGGGCTATCTTTTGCGGGATAGCCTCGGGGAGGAATTCCCGATCATTGTGAATACCCGTTTGGATATGGCTCTTTCGATTCACGCTATCGGACTGCATCTGCCGGAAGATCATATCCCCATGGATGTCATCCGAAAAAAAAAACCGGACAATTTTCTTCTGGGTGTATCCTGCCACAGCCGAGAGTCAGTGATGAGGGCACAAGCCGAAGGGGCGGACTATGTTTTTTTTGGACCGGTTTTTGAAACTCCGTCCAAGCTGGCTTATGGCCCTCCCCAGGGGCTTAAGCTCCTGGAACAGGTTGTGGCAGAAGCGGAGATCCCGGTTGTTGCCATCGGGGGGATCCATCAGGGGAATATTGAATCTGTCAGGAAGACGGGGGCTTCAGGAGTCGCTATGATTGGAGATCTTGCCTATTCAGCCGATCCGAAGGCCAAGGCTTTTTCCCTTCGGGGTGGATGGACCCGGGGAGGGTCGGTATGA
- a CDS encoding M23 family metallopeptidase: MKNAISIFMLNILFAVSPFSLAIASESDMDSSPVQVVLGGTLLVKEGGEHHCQAASFLGRQARFLKPPARWSWSKGQEKWRVSLLGVDFADHPGIHTLRFIGCPGVSSRSILVVNRHFMTSRLHVKKSFVHPPKSFFDRIRRESREIHQGLAERTGIAFQEPFVMPINGRITHDFGAIRILNGTPLSRHSGEDIDGPEGLPVKAANTGRVVIADRFYYDGNMVILDHGGGLFTEYLHLSRIRVKKGQRVRQGQVVGNLGHTGRVTGPVLHYGAVLGNAHVNPLLLSKFPVAVLEIP, translated from the coding sequence ATGAAGAATGCTATTTCGATTTTCATGTTGAATATTCTGTTTGCTGTTTCACCGTTTTCGTTGGCGATAGCTTCAGAGTCTGACATGGACTCATCTCCGGTGCAGGTTGTCCTGGGAGGAACACTTCTTGTCAAAGAGGGGGGTGAACACCATTGTCAGGCGGCAAGCTTTTTGGGTCGTCAGGCGCGTTTTCTCAAGCCGCCGGCCCGTTGGAGCTGGTCAAAAGGCCAGGAAAAGTGGAGGGTTTCCCTATTGGGGGTGGACTTTGCGGATCATCCTGGAATTCATACGCTCCGCTTTATTGGTTGTCCGGGTGTTTCCTCCCGCTCGATTCTGGTCGTGAACCGCCATTTTATGACAAGTCGTCTTCATGTGAAAAAGTCTTTCGTTCACCCTCCGAAATCCTTTTTCGACCGGATAAGACGGGAGTCCCGGGAAATTCATCAGGGATTGGCAGAGCGAACGGGGATCGCATTTCAAGAACCCTTTGTCATGCCGATCAATGGCCGTATTACCCATGATTTCGGGGCGATCCGGATTCTGAACGGAACCCCGCTTTCAAGACATTCCGGAGAGGATATTGATGGTCCGGAAGGGTTGCCGGTCAAGGCGGCAAACACAGGCCGTGTAGTGATTGCGGACAGGTTTTATTACGATGGGAATATGGTCATTCTGGATCACGGGGGAGGTCTTTTTACAGAATACCTGCACCTCTCAAGGATTCGAGTGAAAAAGGGCCAGCGTGTCAGACAGGGTCAAGTGGTTGGAAATCTAGGCCACACAGGCCGTGTCACCGGCCCGGTCCTCCATTATGGGGCGGTTTTGGGAAACGCCCACGTCAACCCGCTGCTTTTGTCGAAATTTCCCGTGGCGGTTCTGGAAATCCCGTGA
- a CDS encoding hydroxymethylpyrimidine/phosphomethylpyrimidine kinase, giving the protein MTLPVVWAIGGIDPSGGAGIYQDLKVMSWSGVHPMGIPVALTSQNIDHVREVLSVDPDFILRMAGALLERHPPRGVKVGLLPEHALSAVIGILNDLDDDVFVAVDPIFRFGSGDPFLDEASFREMATCIFPLADMVLPNIPEAEVLLGSPLLPGASGLMDGALKIRDLYGPVSVYLKGGHREGRVRTDVFVDQTGCFVLDRNEVNIPSLHGGGCTLASLLVSEIVRSPDSPIRDLLDSPRNIFQRALEWESSRPGNERRTFERFFSTPYGD; this is encoded by the coding sequence GTGACACTTCCGGTGGTCTGGGCTATTGGGGGGATTGATCCATCCGGTGGTGCGGGGATTTACCAGGACCTGAAGGTCATGTCATGGTCCGGAGTCCATCCGATGGGGATTCCGGTGGCGCTCACATCTCAGAATATTGATCATGTCCGTGAAGTGTTGTCTGTCGATCCTGACTTTATCCTCAGAATGGCTGGAGCCCTTCTGGAGAGACATCCTCCCCGGGGTGTTAAAGTTGGTCTCCTGCCGGAGCATGCTTTGAGTGCAGTCATCGGTATCTTGAATGATCTTGACGATGATGTTTTTGTGGCTGTCGATCCGATCTTCAGGTTCGGATCGGGTGATCCCTTTCTTGATGAGGCCTCTTTCCGGGAGATGGCCACCTGCATTTTCCCCTTGGCGGACATGGTCCTTCCGAATATTCCGGAAGCCGAAGTTCTTCTGGGGAGTCCTCTTCTTCCGGGAGCGTCCGGTCTGATGGATGGAGCTTTAAAGATCCGGGATCTCTATGGTCCTGTGTCCGTCTATCTGAAAGGGGGGCATCGGGAGGGCAGGGTCAGGACGGATGTTTTTGTTGATCAGACTGGTTGTTTTGTCCTTGATCGCAACGAGGTCAATATCCCGTCGCTTCATGGCGGCGGGTGCACATTGGCCAGTCTCCTGGTTTCGGAAATCGTAAGGAGTCCGGATTCCCCGATCCGGGATCTTTTGGATTCTCCAAGGAATATCTTTCAGAGGGCTCTCGAATGGGAATCCTCCCGTCCGGGAAATGAGAGGAGAACATTTGAGAGATTTTTCTCAACTCCATATGGAGACTGA